In Dehalobacter sp., the sequence GCTCAGAAACTTCAGAAATCCTGGGCGGCACTTTTCTATCAGCACGTTTTTTGCCAAATTGATGAAAGCGTATTTGCACCTTTATACTCTAGCGATAACGGGCGTCCCAACTTTCCGGTAAACATCCTCATGAGTCTTGATTTAATCAAAGAGATCCGAGATTATACCGATGAAGTACTACTTGATGAATATGCCTATAACTTTCAAATTTCTTATGCTTTAGGCCTTCGTACTTTAGGCGAACGCTATTTTGCACCACGAACGCTGTATGAGTTTAGAGCCAGACTATATAATTATTCGCTGGAGTATCCGGAAGAAGCAGACCTCATCTTTGTTCAATTTCAGAAGCTTACAGATCATTTCATTAAAGCTGCAAAACTTAATACGGATGAAGTACGCATGGATTCAACGCAGATTATGTCCAATATTAAACTAGCAGGGCGTCTCTCGCTGGCCTATGATGTTTTAGTCAATGGAGTAAAAGCACTTCCTGAAAACATCCTGAATGACTCCTTAAAAATCTTTCTTAAACCAGATTACAAGACGCAATTTCTTTATAAACTTAAAGGAAAAGACACTCAATCCCGCATTCAGAGTTTAATCGAATCCTGTTCGGAAGTCCTTCAATTGGCTCAAGGGCAACCTGACCTTAAAGCAAATCCTGCCACCCAGCTTGTAGAACGTTTCCTAAAAGAACAAGCGACATTTAGTGAAGAACAAAATCGCTGGATCGCCAAAGATAATAAAGAAATATCTGCAAAATCTCTACAATCCGCTTATGATCCAGATGCAACTTATCACAACAAAAACGGCAAAAAACATGTGGGCTATGTTCTAAACCTAGCCGAAACCTGTGCTGATGAAAATCCAGTTCAAATCGTAACCCATTATGACCTTGCCCCCAATACAACCAGTGACATTGAATTGCTTAAAAGAGATCTTCCCAACCTTGCGGAAAAAGGAGTTAAAGATTTATATACGGATGGTGCTTATTATAGTCCGGAAGTTACAAGGGAGGCCCAAAGCCAAGGAATTGAAGTACATTACACGGATATGACAGGTCGTAAACAATCCAGCGAAAAACTTCCGTATACTGCTTTTGAGATTAAAGATAAACAAAAGATCCTGCTTTGCCCGGCAGAGCAAGAACCAATTCGGGCAGATTTCGATGAAAAGAGTAGAACCTTAAGTGCTCATTTCAACCGTCAAACATGTGACAAATGTCCCCTTAGAGAAAATTGCCGGGTCAAATTTCAGAAAAATGATACCGTAGTGCGGGTAAGCCAGAAGAGCTTAGATTCCGAAGAAAATCGCCTAAAAATTGAAGATCAAGGAAATCGCCAGGAAGCCACAAGTAAACGAGCTGCTATTGAAGGAACAAATTCAGCGTTAAAGCGGGCTCAAGATGCGGACAAATTAAGTGTAAGAGGTATCCCAAAATGTAATCTGGTTATGGGAACAAAGCTTATTGCCCATAATTTTCGTCAGCTAACCCGATTTTTCCAAGGGGATATCCGAAGGAAAGTGAAAAACTTGCTTAAGCCTAACCAAGGTATACCTGTCACTGTTTAACAAAAGAAAGGGCTAAAAAGAGTGAACAAACACATGCTAAGGATCTAAAAAACAAACCAGTTATACTGCTGGATGAAGTTTTAGAAGAAATACATTACTTTATTTACCATTTATTGAAGTGTTGAGAAGAAGTTAACTGTTTTCAGCAGTGGAATCATATATACATTTTACCAAGCATATGTTCCCTTTTCAAAATTACTTGGAAATAATATCCTTGGCATCTGTTATATTTCCTCTATGATCCGCCGGCTTATAAAAAGCCAAGCCCTCACCATCCGAAGCTTATCCGCATATGCTGTAATTAGACTCATAATGAAAGGGCGGGCGGTATGGATAATCCGGCCAGCGAACGTACGCCGCTTGTCATTGCGGCTGAAATAAATATGATAACCTGCCAAACCAAAAAAATTCTGCTCACCAGTGCCATTGAAATCGGCCGTCGTTTGCTGGAAGCCAAGGATCTGGTCAAACACGGGGAATGGGGTAAGTGGCTGGCAGAGTCTGTGAGCTATTCCCAGAAAACTGCCGAAAGACTGATCAAACTCTACCAAGAGTACGGGCCAAACTTCTCTGACGGATTGGACACGTCAAAATCGACATCAAGGGTCTGTTGACAAACCTGGCTTAAAATGAAATATATATACTTAGTAAACGGGCCTTAATCGGATATTTCTCTTTAAAACAACATCTAGAATATAAAGAAGATATGGGACAGCCGGCAAGAGCGGTGCTGTCCCATATTTCACTAGTCTTTTAAGATTTAATGCCATTGCTGAAAGGAAGCATTGTTCTTGAACCTTCCAGACGCCTCGTTTTCGGGTAAACCTTAAGTTGTGACATCGTTTTTGCAAAGCAAAGTTCCCTTCACTGATCACTTGACGTTTTCGCATTACATGTCGGTAGATAGCAGTACCAATTAAAGCGTGATTGCGTTCCTGATCCTCTTGATAGAAATCCCGTCGGACCTCCTTATAACTAGCCTTTCCGGTAATGCAACGGTTTTTCAAAGGACAGCTTTTACAATCTTGTGATCTTGACACATAGTTTTTACCAACTCGATAACGCACTTTTCTTACGCCTATGTAATGTAATGTGCAACCATTTGGACAGATATAGCAGTCATTCTTACCGTCATATCTGAAATCATCAATTGAAAACAGGCCTCTTTCTTTGCGCCAACTGGCATTATGACCGGTATTCAGATGGATATATCCTCTAATTCCAAGCTTGTGGAGACCATGATGTACTGCGACTGTATCATAGCCGCTGTCCAATCCGGCGAAGCGGAACGGTATTTTTAGTTTCTGTTTCTGGTATGCTATACGTTTAACACAATAGGGAGCATCTGTCACATCTCCCGGCGTAACATGCACGTCTGTTATGATACCGTATTGGATATCTGCGCTTTGATGGCAAAGGTAGTGGAATCCTGCCGGCTTGGGATGTCTGTGCATCCATCCAGCTTCAGGATCGGAGACGGCCTTTTTTTTTATGGTCACAGTCATGTCGGCATCTTCGCTTTTTTGCCGGATGTCCTGGCCATATTCGTCATTTAGTTTTTGCCAGTACTCATTCGGCCCTTCCATGAGAAGCACTTCCTCTGCATTGCCATTAGCAGCGTTAGCTTTGATATGCGTGGAATCCATAACCACGCATTCACCGCCAATAAGTCCAGCTTCAGCACATTTTTTAACCACTGTGTTAAATATCTCCTGAAACACTTCTGTATCCTTAAACCTGCGCTTGCGGTTTTGGGAAAAGACGGAGTGATCCGGGACTTTGTCTTCCAGATCAAGGCCAAGAAACCAGCGATAGGCGATGTTGACCGTAATCTCTTCCTCGAGCTTTCGCTCCGAATCTATCCCGTACAAATAGCCGATAAGTAGCATTTTTACTAAAATGACCGGGTCGACTGATGGTCGTCCTATGTCACTGTACACCGGCCTCATGATTTCATATATGAAGCTGAAATCTATTGCCGCATCCAGCTTCCGAAGGAAGTGTCCTTTAGGTACAAGGTCTTCCATTAATACGCACAGCATCCGATTTTGTCTGCTTTTTTGCTCTGTCATCATCGTCATCACCCTATTTCATTATACCATTCCAGAGGGTGATATCGTTTGATTTTACAAGACCTTGGGGAAAGTTTTAAATTTCGTCGTTTAGAATTTGAGTACACTAGTATAGTAAATTTCAAAATTGTCAAATATTAAAATTGAGTTATTCTACACCGTTTGTCAACAGACCCTCAATGTCGAATATGACTTACACCCAGGCCCTCCTCCTTCTGGGTTTACCGGCAGAGGAGCGGGAGGAATTCATCGAGCAGAATGATGTCGGCGGTATGACCACCAAGAAGCTGCAGCAGGCGCTTCAGGACAGAGACCAGGCCAATCAGGAAAAGGAACAGGCTCTTCAGGAGAATCAAGCACTTAAAAAAGGGCTGGAGACGATCGACAGCACAATCTCCGAATTAAAAAAGGAGGAGGCTAAGACCCCGTCAAGGCCGACGAATCCGGAAAATATCAAAGCAGAAGCTCTCTCTGCTAGTATAGCTTCTTCTGCAGGTCAAACTGCCCCTTTTACCCACAACCTTAAAACCGAACGTGACCCAGACGCCTACATCAAGTATGTAGAGAAATGCGATACTTGCAGCAAAACGATCGCCGATACCTTCTTCGATCTGACGACAGCGCTCACCAATCTGGCCCATATCGATCCCAACCTGAAAGAAGAAAAAAGAAAAGAAGCCAACCGGCTGATTGAATACATGGCGGAGACGATTAAAGAGTGGCCGCCCCCCAGGAAACCGCTTAGAGTTAATTCCTGATTTTTTTTTGGAACCTTTGGACAAGCCAAGCATAGTATGTACAAGACAGCCGTAAGCTGTCCAATCAAAGGGAAAGGAGATGATTGGAATGGCCGTTGTGTCAGCACCATCCGGCGCGGCTCTGGTATTGGTTTATCAGACCGGAGTCGACCCCGCCGGCGCTCCGATAACCAAACAGCGAACCCTTAACAATATTGTTTACAATGCTTCGAATCAAGCTGTCTATGAGGCGGCTTATGCCATCTTCAGCCTGTCGGAATATACCCTGCTTGACGTTTACTTCAGAAGAACGGATGAATTGACAAATGAGGAGTAAACCAGAGGGTAATTTCAGGCATGAAGGGGGTGATTCAATTGGCTGTGACCACCAACCGAACAGCAAGATTAACTTTTGTAACTGCCGGAGGGAACACGTTTTCCCTAACGGTTCCCCAACCGAGGCAGGATATTCAGCTCACTGAAGCCATGAGCGTTATGAACGCGCTTATAGCAGGCGGGATATTCCTCACGACAAACGGTGCCCTTACAGGGGTAAAGGATATAAAGGTCATCGAAACAACGAGCAATGACCTTTACGATCCTCCGCAAGTGTAAGCGGGCAGCACCGGCATTAGAGATTAAGAGCGGGGGCGGGCCGACGGCAATTAGGATTTGCCGGCGACCTCGCCCCCGCTCATCTTTTGCCTGATCACTGTTCATATTATTATATGAACCCTTAGCTAAGTTTGAACTATAAAAATTTCAAGAAATAGTGCATAACCCGTCTTAGATATCATCATATCCTCAACCTCAGAACATCCAAAATGGATCCTTACAGGAATACAATTGAAACATGGCTAACTGAATATGAGCAAAACCGTTATGTCAGGAACTACCATGGTTTTTGACCACAGCAGCATAGGGCTGTTTGGCAGGTCTACCTATCTAGTCCCCACCGGAGGGCCTTCCTCCATCACCATTTTGCCTTTCGTGGTACACCAGATCCGGACGTGAACCTCTCAGCTCATCCGGCTCCCATTATCCTGCTTCTGGCAGTACCCCTAATCCAGTGTGCAAACATTCTTCTTTTCCCTTGAGGTTGGCCAAATCCTCAATATCCTTGTCACTTTATGCTATTGTTTTATAGTCTTATTATTTACTCATGCAGACTGAGCACGCAGGGCAGCCGACAAACCTATAAAGGATCTGCACCGGTTCAATAAATTGCTGGGATCGTATTTTAAAATGAAACGTCCATTTACTTCAAAATTTAGGGTATGAAGTCATCCTATCTCCGCTTAAACAGACAGTCTGATTTTCCCTGTTTCCCGAAAAGATTAAGCCCACCCTTTCGGGCAGGCTTATTGGTTATACTCTTTTTGAAGTTTAAAGGATTAAAGTCTTCAGGGCAGCACCCTCATCGATGGACATATTACTCGCTCGTCTCAAATCGGATGTTTTTCTTTTTACCGTTTTCATCAAGATAAGCAACCCGTTTGATCATCGCATTTTTAATCATTCTCCGGCACAGCAGACAGGGTTCCCCCGATGCTTGTTCTCCATCAAATTCATAGCCGGATATGTAGATTGTGGCTCCTTGCATTTTTACGGGATCACCGGCAATAATCGCATTTTGTTCAGCGTGAACCGCCATACAAAGCTCATATCTTTCCCCTTTGGGAACATTATACCGTTCCCTGACACATTCCCCGATGTCAATGCAATTGGGTTCCCCTCTGGCAGCGCCGTTGTAACCTGTGCTAACAATAATATTGTCTTTGACAATCACTGCGCCATAATTGCGCCTTAAGCAGGTCGACCGCCTGGCCACCAGCTGGGCAAGATCAAGGAAATATTCGTCCCACGCTGGCCTGGTTTGATTTTTCATCACACTACTCCCCGCATTCCGCTTTCCTTCGCCAAAAAGTTCACTGAATTTTTGTCTGCTAAGATAATTCTCTATTTTTAGTATACTCGTGCCAGACGCTGCTGTCATTATATCTGCTAGGATCTTTTTCTGTTCATTTTTCTGCTTCTTCTCTGTTGTTTATTCTTTTGATCCGAACAATCTGTCCCCGGCATCTCCGAGTCCCGGAACGATATAGGTGGATTCATTTAAGCATTGATCGATGGCCGCAACGTAGGTTAGGTTAGTTTAGTTTAAGTTACTTATACAAAGGAAATCTTCCGCAAATATCTTTGACAATCGCTTCGGCCCGGGCAATTCTTGAAGCATCACTGCCGGCAGTCAGCGTCAGGTCAATCGCCTCAGTGATCAGATCCATCTCGGCTTCCTTCAACCCTCTGGCCGTGACCGCAGGCGAACCGATCCGTATACCGCTCGTTACATTGGCCCCCTGAGGATCAAACGGGATCGTATTTTTATTCACGGTAATGCCGACACTGTCCAGCCGTGTTTCAGCTTCTTTGCCGGTCAGCCCCTTGCGTCTGACATCCAGCAGCAGCAAATGGTTGTCCGTACCGCCTGAAACTAAACGGAATCCTCTTGCTAGAAATCCTTTGGCTAATGCCTGGGCATTTTGCAAAATCTGCTGCTGGTATTCAACAAATCCCGGCTGAAGAGCTTCACCGAAAGCAACGGCCTTGGCTGCAATCACATGCATCAGCGGGCCGCCCTGAATTCCGGGGAATATCGCTTTATCAATCTTCGGCCCGAATTCCTCTTTACAGAGAATAAGCCCGCCTCTTGGCCCCCTTAAGGTTTTATGGGTTGTGCTGGTTACAAAATGCGCATAGGAAACGGGGCTCGGATGAAGACCGACCGCCACCAGACCTGCAATATGCGCCATATCAATCATCACATAAGCGCCAGCTTCATCGGCGATTTCTCTGATCCGTTTAAAATCGATCTGACGAGGGTAAGCACTCGCTCCGCCGACAATCATCTTTGGTTTATGAGCAAGCGCCAGTCTATGCAGATTGTCGTAGTCGATCCGTTCTGTTTCCTTATCAACGCCATATTCAATAAAATTGAAATACTTTCCCGAGATGTTGACCTGACTCCCGTGCGTAAGATGCCCCCCATGCGACAAGTTCATGCCCAGAACCGTATCCCCAGGATTCAGCATGGCAAAATAAACTGCTGTATTGGCCTGTGCTCCTGAATGGGGCTGAACATTAGCGTGTTCCGCATTAAACAGTTTTTTAACTCTTTCCCTGGCCAGATTTTCAACAATATCAACATACTCGCATCCGCCGTAATAACGTTTTCCCGGATATCCCTCAGCGTATTTGTTTGTCAGGACCGAACCCTGAGCAGCCATAACTGCCCTGCTGACAAAGTTTTCCGAAGCAATGAGTTCAATTTTATTTTCCTGTCTATTTTCTTCCAGCTCTATGGCTTTTG encodes:
- a CDS encoding transposase is translated as MFRKNNEHLQENLFSSLDSMDLRLAQKLQKSWAALFYQHVFCQIDESVFAPLYSSDNGRPNFPVNILMSLDLIKEIRDYTDEVLLDEYAYNFQISYALGLRTLGERYFAPRTLYEFRARLYNYSLEYPEEADLIFVQFQKLTDHFIKAAKLNTDEVRMDSTQIMSNIKLAGRLSLAYDVLVNGVKALPENILNDSLKIFLKPDYKTQFLYKLKGKDTQSRIQSLIESCSEVLQLAQGQPDLKANPATQLVERFLKEQATFSEEQNRWIAKDNKEISAKSLQSAYDPDATYHNKNGKKHVGYVLNLAETCADENPVQIVTHYDLAPNTTSDIELLKRDLPNLAEKGVKDLYTDGAYYSPEVTREAQSQGIEVHYTDMTGRKQSSEKLPYTAFEIKDKQKILLCPAEQEPIRADFDEKSRTLSAHFNRQTCDKCPLRENCRVKFQKNDTVVRVSQKSLDSEENRLKIEDQGNRQEATSKRAAIEGTNSALKRAQDADKLSVRGIPKCNLVMGTKLIAHNFRQLTRFFQGDIRRKVKNLLKPNQGIPVTV
- a CDS encoding DUF3102 domain-containing protein, whose translation is MDNPASERTPLVIAAEINMITCQTKKILLTSAIEIGRRLLEAKDLVKHGEWGKWLAESVSYSQKTAERLIKLYQEYGPNFSDGLDTSKSTSRVC
- a CDS encoding IS1182 family transposase, encoding MMTEQKSRQNRMLCVLMEDLVPKGHFLRKLDAAIDFSFIYEIMRPVYSDIGRPSVDPVILVKMLLIGYLYGIDSERKLEEEITVNIAYRWFLGLDLEDKVPDHSVFSQNRKRRFKDTEVFQEIFNTVVKKCAEAGLIGGECVVMDSTHIKANAANGNAEEVLLMEGPNEYWQKLNDEYGQDIRQKSEDADMTVTIKKKAVSDPEAGWMHRHPKPAGFHYLCHQSADIQYGIITDVHVTPGDVTDAPYCVKRIAYQKQKLKIPFRFAGLDSGYDTVAVHHGLHKLGIRGYIHLNTGHNASWRKERGLFSIDDFRYDGKNDCYICPNGCTLHYIGVRKVRYRVGKNYVSRSQDCKSCPLKNRCITGKASYKEVRRDFYQEDQERNHALIGTAIYRHVMRKRQVISEGNFALQKRCHNLRFTRKRGVWKVQEQCFLSAMALNLKRLVKYGTAPLLPAVPYLLYILDVVLKRNIRLRPVY
- a CDS encoding DUF1659 domain-containing protein, whose protein sequence is MAVVSAPSGAALVLVYQTGVDPAGAPITKQRTLNNIVYNASNQAVYEAAYAIFSLSEYTLLDVYFRRTDELTNEE
- a CDS encoding DUF2922 domain-containing protein, whose product is MAVTTNRTARLTFVTAGGNTFSLTVPQPRQDIQLTEAMSVMNALIAGGIFLTTNGALTGVKDIKVIETTSNDLYDPPQV
- a CDS encoding dCMP deaminase family protein yields the protein MKNQTRPAWDEYFLDLAQLVARRSTCLRRNYGAVIVKDNIIVSTGYNGAARGEPNCIDIGECVRERYNVPKGERYELCMAVHAEQNAIIAGDPVKMQGATIYISGYEFDGEQASGEPCLLCRRMIKNAMIKRVAYLDENGKKKNIRFETSE
- a CDS encoding serine hydroxymethyltransferase — protein: MDYIQKYLASQDPEAAKAIELEENRQENKIELIASENFVSRAVMAAQGSVLTNKYAEGYPGKRYYGGCEYVDIVENLARERVKKLFNAEHANVQPHSGAQANTAVYFAMLNPGDTVLGMNLSHGGHLTHGSQVNISGKYFNFIEYGVDKETERIDYDNLHRLALAHKPKMIVGGASAYPRQIDFKRIREIADEAGAYVMIDMAHIAGLVAVGLHPSPVSYAHFVTSTTHKTLRGPRGGLILCKEEFGPKIDKAIFPGIQGGPLMHVIAAKAVAFGEALQPGFVEYQQQILQNAQALAKGFLARGFRLVSGGTDNHLLLLDVRRKGLTGKEAETRLDSVGITVNKNTIPFDPQGANVTSGIRIGSPAVTARGLKEAEMDLITEAIDLTLTAGSDASRIARAEAIVKDICGRFPLYK